The following is a genomic window from Garra rufa chromosome 4, GarRuf1.0, whole genome shotgun sequence.
aacaaaAACTCCACACGACAGACATTGGAGACACGATAGGGAAACTGATGAGTTTTTCAAAATAAGTCCACACACTAAAAATAGAACTTAAATACGGGACTGTCCCAGGAAAAACGGGATGTCTGTTTTACACGCAAATTTCTCGGAATGAACTCATATATTTATGTTTCAGGAATGAGGCCCCATGTTACTACTGCCTCCTTTTCCTAAACCTCTGATCACACggattaaaatcattattttctTTTCAGGATGGGATGTTTGCATATGGCGTTTCAGGTCTGTGTGATATCTGAAACTCTGTTCACACTGAGTGCACTTgcaaggcttctctccagtgtgaactctaatGTGGatcttaaggtttcctttaatcgtgaagctctttccacactgagggcaggaaaagggtttctctccagtgtggattctcatATGATCCTCCAGCTTTTGTCTATGGCTGAAACTCTTTTCACAGTGATGGCATTTGTGAGGCTTCTCTACGACGTGATTTTTTACATGATTCTTGAGGGCATTCCTGTCCGTGAAATTTATTTTACACGCATGACATCTAAAACGTTTCTCTCCAGAGTGACTCATGACAGATTTGTCTCCAGAGTGAAACTTCATGTGATGTCTAAGGTTTCTTTTATATCTGAAAAGCTTTCCACATTCATTACAAACAAAAGGCTTCCCTCCATCGTGGATTCTCATATGGCACCTCAAACCTTCTTTACGCGTGAAGCTCTTctcacacagtttgcaggtgtgGGGTTTCTTTCCTGTGTGAGATCTCATGTGGACCTtaaggttttttttctgtttaaaactctttccacactgagagcaaatGTAAGGATTCTCTCCTGCGTGGATTTTTAAGTGGATTTCAAAGCTCTCTTTTTGatcgaaactttttccacactgttggcaggtgaaaggtctCTCTTTGTGAACTCGCAAGTGAACTTTAAGACTTGCTTTTAgtgcaaaactcttcccacactgagaacaggtgaaaggcttctctccggtgtgtaCTTTCTTTTGGACTTTAGGGTTCTTACCAGGTTTAGTTTTATGAGTCTGCGAGGAGCTCAGAGATTTTTCCCCAGCCATGAAATCATGGCATTCCTCATTTTTCTCTTCCATTACattcagttcttgactctcctctttcagtggcatcaggtctaaaaagaaaaaaaaacaagttaacaCCTGTGTATTGGTAAAAAGCtacagatataaaaaaaattaaaacatcaaATCCAACCACATGTACGCTAGATCCTACAGTGACATTTGAAAGTTTGGGAATCCgtaaaaatgtgaataattttaacagaaTAAGagagataatacaaaatgcatgttatttttttatttagtattgtcctgagtaagatgtattacatgaaagatgtttacatttagtcaaaAACTAGCTGGAATTATGTTTGGAAACCCTTGGTTCTGTTACCTAGATGATCTAacagttttttgtttagttttttttgtttagtgatagttgttcatgattcccttgtttgttctgaaccaGGGGTcctcaatcctgttcctggagatctaccttcctgcagagtttagctccaaccctgatcaaacacaactgagccaactaattaggatctgaagcAGCACTTGATCATTACAGAGAGGTGGGTTTGATCagagttggaactaaactctgcaggaaggtagatctccaggaacagggttgagcacctcTATTGTAAACAGTTAAActaagcactgttcttcagaaaaatcctccaggtgcTGCAGATTCTccagttttcagcatttttgtgtatttgaactctttgcaacaatgactgtatgatttgagacccatcttttcacactgaggacaactgagggactcaaacacaactattacagaaggtccaaacactcactgatgctccagaaggaaacaccatgcaAAAAAACTTCTTGagtttgaagatcaaggtaaattgtatttaaattgtcTTCCGGGAAATATGCAAGCATCTTTggttgcttccgaagggcagtactgaatggaaaaaaatatatattttaacaaaagaAGACAAATTTGGACATCTACTTTCTTAATACATCGTgtggtccctcagttgtcctcagtgtaaaaagatggatctcaaaatcatagtcattgctggaaagggttcaaatatgatTGAAAACTGAacagaatctgcaggacctggagtatttttctgaagaacagtgctcagtttaactgttcaggacaaacaagggactcatgaacaactatcactaaacaaaaaaggtgGTAGATAGGGATGGAACGATCAATCGGTTCGCGGATCAATTCTGAGATCTCCCGAATGCATCGTGTTTCtctttggaatcgattctgagcttagatataaacagcagatggcgctcaaATCTAGTTTATGTCCACACACTCAAACGCTGACGAAGAAGAGTGCTGAAGAGTTGTGTAATTTCACCTCtgctcagaatgcttttatgacgCGAGATTAAAGTAAACGGCCCACTATGAACACCCTTGTTATATGCTTCTCAAATTGTATGAATGGTTATTTCAGGTTGAAGTGCGTGTAAGGAtttggaagcaagcagagtacggctgttcctaaagcaagcagtgccatctgctgtttaaaactaaactcagaattgatTTGAGAAAGAATCGTGATctgaaaatctcagaatcgatgccGAATCATTTCTCGATTCGCACTGCAATGATGTATCGTCCTGTCCCTAgtggtagatcatccaggtaaccacaaacagtattaagaaaccaatggttcccaaacttttgaagggggttattttaataatttcagctattttcttgtcttgtggactatatgtaaacatctcttaTGTAATACAtattactcaggacagtactacatatttatgatctctcttattttgttaaaattattcacatccacagattctgcaaggcattttcactttttttaatcGAGAGTTTTAAAAGAAGTGGGACAGAAAGAAGGGGACTGGATCGGGAAAGGTAAATTGTTTGGACGTCCAAAACTCAACAGCATTGTATGTCGGCATACTGTCCACGAGGCTATTGGCACTGACAGATAGATGTGCTTGTTAAATAAACATCCATGACCACAGATTAGTGGTGGGAAATTACAACAAATAAATgaggagctcttttccaaaacaaaatgaaaactacattttttttacCTAGACCCatacattttgttattatttaatttatcaatttcaaattttcaaattaaatttttcattgtttaatttgttaaacaatgattgttaaatgaaacaacaatattgtAGATTAGaaatacaaagttttttttttttttcaaaacgctaCAAATCCTTTAAGAAATTGTTGGTTtaagtttaaaacaaaaaaacaagagaaCGTGCAGCATATGACATCAGGGACTCgtactataaattaatataaatcaaataaatgcaaatgcattaaataaactAAATGGTAAAATTTTAATTTCATGTTTCAATATTGTACAccacataaaacaaataatttaaaaaagaacacaCATACAAATACCATgagataataaaaatacaacgttAACATTACATTCAAATCATTTAGTAACACATTTAGGCTAATAGTCATTTAGCGCCAAACCTGTAAAAACTAATTCCAATATTCAGTAGGCAAGTCGTTTAGTAATACATTCAAAGTCTTTTACAGTAAAGTGTCAAACCTGTAACAAGTAGGACCAATTTGTTCACTACATATGCATGAAAaaaaagcacattattaaaaatattcaataatgataatgatattcaagtcaagtcaaaggCAAACCCGTAAACAGTAGGACCATTGTCTGATATACCTAAAACAAATCACACTACAGAAACAATACTCCCCAttgtacatttattcatttagcattgTAAGCCATCTTTAAACCAACCTGGTTGGTACTCAAATCAAGAATGCGTGCTTCACTGATTTTAAAGCTCTTCTGAGCCTTAACACACTCTTTTGTGGCTGACCTATAATCAAACGCTTCCCAGTCTGTGCCATAAATGTGAACGTGGCCGAATTGCTGGAGGATGGTATGGTGTTCCTGTGGTAGCAGAATTGTGTAAATGTTCCTGATCTTCTGCTCAATTCTGCCAAAGACTCGGTCTGCTGGGAGAAAACTGTGCCCGCTTACTGGAAAGGTGTGCTCTAT
Proteins encoded in this region:
- the LOC141332943 gene encoding uncharacterized protein, with the protein product MTFIKVESEDLKIEETFRDTEEQQTKMMFIKEESEDVEIEETFGSEYVEIEETFGVKHEDPEEQTDLMPLKEESQELNVMEEKNEECHDFMAGEKSLSSSQTHKTKPGKNPKVQKKVHTGEKPFTCSQCGKSFALKASLKVHLRVHKERPFTCQQCGKSFDQKESFEIHLKIHAGENPYICSQCGKSFKQKKNLKVHMRSHTGKKPHTCKLCEKSFTRKEGLRCHMRIHDGGKPFVCNECGKLFRYKRNLRHHMKFHSGDKSVMSHSGEKRFRCHACKINFTDRNALKNHKFVLEVFNQALSSVNNDVDMQILMSLSKFGQKDDREFNLGALVDPEGVMNVSYHVACDVCPVDRPLICFGPDSVYRRLWEEEELYSPFTPWQRHRITKVTLITRIWMSVDC